A region of the Fusobacterium sp. SYSU M8D902 genome:
AGCCTTGTTTTAAAGCTTCTCAACAATAATTTTCCATTCTCTTTTACTACAATTTTCTATCATCTTAACTTTTATTTTACCTTGAGATTCTAAATAGTTAAGGTAAAGCATATACTTATTAAACTTCATTTTATCCAATCTATTATCAAATGTAATCTCCTCCATACTGGAAAGAGAATCATATAATAATTTTATTTTTTCTAGATCAGTGAGTTCTTTTCTCATAAATCCTCCATTTTTTTACTAATTTTATTTATTTTTTTATTGGCTCTGTATAGATAGTTCCTGCTAGTAGTTCTCTTTATATTTAATAAATTAGCAATTTGTCTATGATTAAGGCCTTGATAATGAAATAGTTTATACACTTCTACTTCACGACAAGATAAGCTGTACCTATTAAAGATACAGCTCATCATAGCATTTTTAATCTTTTTTTTAGCTTGTAAAAGCTCACTTTCTTCTCGATGAGAGAATACAGAGTCACCTTTCAGAAAATCGTCGAAGCTCATTTGAAAACCCATATTCAGTATTCCCTCCCTTTTCTCTTAATGTGTTTCTTTATGCACTCTTTAAATACTTGTCTAGTATGTTTTTAACTTCCTCATAACTTCTAACCACATAGTAGTCTGCACCATTTTTAATAAACTTATCTTGAATCTCTTTTTGTTCCTCACTCTGTTTTCCAGTAGGAGTTTTAACCTCCAAACCTATAGTTTTACCATTGATAATTACCCATATATCAGGAATCCCTTTCTTTGCTCCATTTGGTAATCTTCTAAATCCAATTACCTTACCTCTACTGTCTTTATTGACTGGAGG
Encoded here:
- a CDS encoding VRR-NUC domain-containing protein; translation: MKETDIQSTIIRYLAILETQGKLFFNRTNNIPPVNKDSRGKVIGFRRLPNGAKKGIPDIWVIINGKTIGLEVKTPTGKQSEEQKEIQDKFIKNGADYYVVRSYEEVKNILDKYLKSA
- a CDS encoding sigma factor-like helix-turn-helix DNA-binding protein, with protein sequence MGFQMSFDDFLKGDSVFSHREESELLQAKKKIKNAMMSCIFNRYSLSCREVEVYKLFHYQGLNHRQIANLLNIKRTTSRNYLYRANKKINKISKKMEDL